A genomic window from Camelina sativa cultivar DH55 chromosome 2, Cs, whole genome shotgun sequence includes:
- the LOC104715371 gene encoding uncharacterized protein LOC104715371, which translates to MQKYAKRHTYGGVSSREAAELVRVGAAATELFFVGRQLGYDLVESRRDHVTISVSSDEDGRSHVGDIMRSLYNSDESESDKLSRCASEEGLDHDALLHPNDRLGYLYLQYFERSAPYARVPLMDKINELAQRYPGLMSLRSVDLSPASWMAVAWYPIYHIPMGRTIKDLSTCFLSYHTLSSSFQDMEPEENGGEKERTRKEGEGVTLLPFGLATYKMQGNVWLSEDDQGQDQERVVSLLSVADSWL; encoded by the exons ATGCAGAAATATGCAAAAAGGCACACATATGGAGGAGTCTCGAGTCGAGAGGCGGCGGAGCTGGTTCGTGTTGGAGCAGCGGCAACAGAGCTTTTCTTCGTTGGAAGGCAGCTTGGCTATGACTTGGTCGAATCTCGGAGAGATCATGTCACCATCAGCGTCTCCAGTGATGAAGATGGAAGATCTCATGTTGGTGATATTATGAG ATCTCTCTATAATAGTGATGAGAGTGAAAGTGATAAACTTTCGAGATGTGCTTCTGAGGAAGGACTTGACCATGACGCTCTCTTGCATCCTAATGATCGTTTGGGTTATCTTTACCTCCAATACTTTGAGAGATCAGCTCCTTATGCTCGAGTTCCTCTCATGGATAAG atcAATGAATTGGCTCAAAGGTACCCTGGATTGATGTCGTTGAGAAGCGTAGATCTTTCACCGGCAAGTTGGATGGCGGTAGCTTGGTACCCAATTTACCATATTCCAATGGGAAGGACCATCAAAGATTTATCCACTTGTTTCCTTAGTTATCAcactctttcatcttctttccaaG ATATGGAGCCAGAAGAAAACGGTGGGGAAAAGGAGAGGACTCGAAAGGAAGGAGAAGGTGTAACTTTGCTTCCTTTTGGGTTAGCCACATACAAGATGCAAGGCAATGTTTGGCTTTCAGAAGATGATCAAGGTCAAGATCAAGAACGAGTTGTGTCACTTCTAAGTGTTGCTGATTCTTGGCTA